The genome window GAGGATGAAAAAATAAAAGAAATTGTTCTTTACTTTGAACCATTTGTCGCTTATATACCTGAAAACAATGCTATATTCAAAAAAGAGGAAATCGAAATAGACGATCTCAATATCAATGAAATTTTACTGCTGCAGGACGGTCACTGTTTTAGAGACGGTATTTTGAACTTATGCAAAAACAGAAATGAAACAGGACTTAAATCTTTCCAAATCGAAAGCGGCAGTTTTGAAACATTAATAAAACTAGCCGATGAAGGATTAGGAACAACATTGCTTCCTTATTTGCATACATTAGATTTAAAAGAATCAGACAAATCAAAACTTAGACAGTTTAAAGAACCGAAACCTGCCCGTGAAGTAAGTTTAATTTATCCCAAAAGTGAATTAAAAATACAAATTATTGACGCTTTAAGAAGTACCATTTCTGGAGTTGTAAAAGGAGCAATCGTTTTTCAAAATGTCCAAATTGTGAGTCCATTACTTAAAAAATAAGATAAAACGAAAAAAAGGAACCGAATTGGTTCCTTTTTTAATGTCCTGCCTTAAATACAGTAAATTATATAAGGCAATAAATGTTTTTATTGCTTTTTTCAACTCTTTTAAAAAGTATTAGGATTAAAGCTCACTCTTTCGAGAACCATTTTGTATAATCTTAATTAATTTGAGATTTAACAAAAAGATTTAAACAATTGAATTAGTAAACAGGTACAAAATTATTGAAAAAAATCTTTCTCTCAAATAAAAATAATCCATAAAAAACAAAATAAATCGACAAATAACATTATTTACAATTTCATTGTAAGTTATTTGTTCTTTTCGTTAGGGATTATACAAAAAAAGAGAAATCCACAAAAAAAGGAACCATTAAATGATTCCTCTTTTTTTTATGAATTTACAATAAGCAAACATTGTTTTAATTCTGGTTTTTCGACAGTGAAGTCAAACAGCCACTCTCTTAATTGATCCAACTCAAAAGGGAGCAGTGTTCGAATCGCTTTTTCTAATTCTTTACAGAAAAGTACTGGGTCAAAACT of Flavobacterium marginilacus contains these proteins:
- a CDS encoding LysR substrate-binding domain-containing protein — encoded protein: MTITQLKYVLAVAEHKNFTLAAEKCFVTQPTLSMQIQKIEDELNIQIFDRTKKPIQLTDIGQKIVSQAKNIVNEADRIQDIVEQQKGFIGGEFRLGIIPTIMPTLLPMFLNNFIKKYPKVKLIIEELNTEEIITKLKNGNLDAAIAATPLEDEKIKEIVLYFEPFVAYIPENNAIFKKEEIEIDDLNINEILLLQDGHCFRDGILNLCKNRNETGLKSFQIESGSFETLIKLADEGLGTTLLPYLHTLDLKESDKSKLRQFKEPKPAREVSLIYPKSELKIQIIDALRSTISGVVKGAIVFQNVQIVSPLLKK